One window from the genome of [Mycobacterium] stephanolepidis encodes:
- a CDS encoding TadA family conjugal transfer-associated ATPase, producing MTGSLIDRVRERLATENATLRPTAVAAVIRAESGGVLGDSDVLHNIKELQSELSGAGILEPLLCADGVTDVLVTGPDRVWVDDGQGLRLTAVRFVDEAAVRRLAQRLALAVGRRLDDAQPFVDGQLSEIGPPRSVVRLHAVLAPIAAGGTCVSLRVLRPTAKGLDQLIADGTVAEDAGILLRGMLAARLAFLVTGGTGAGKTTLLSALLGAVHPSERIICAEDAAELAPRHPHVVTLAARTVNVEGVGEVTLRQLVRQALRMRPDRIVVGEVRGAEVVELLTALNTGHDGGAGTVHANAPAEVPARLEALGALGGLDRAALHSQFAAAIQCVCHIRRFGNIRKLTEIAVVCKGEDGIARVIPAWTLDSGPCSGAERFDALIARCET from the coding sequence GAATCTGGTGGTGTACTGGGTGATAGCGATGTGCTGCACAACATAAAGGAGCTCCAAAGTGAGCTGTCCGGTGCCGGCATCCTCGAGCCACTGCTATGCGCGGACGGAGTTACAGACGTCTTGGTTACCGGGCCCGATCGGGTCTGGGTGGACGACGGTCAAGGCTTGCGGCTCACCGCAGTGCGATTCGTCGACGAGGCTGCCGTGCGGCGTCTCGCGCAGCGTTTGGCTCTCGCGGTGGGGCGACGTCTCGATGACGCACAACCGTTTGTCGACGGCCAGCTGTCAGAGATCGGCCCGCCGCGTTCCGTGGTACGCCTTCATGCTGTGCTGGCGCCGATCGCGGCGGGCGGAACATGTGTCTCGCTGCGTGTATTACGGCCGACCGCTAAGGGTTTGGATCAGCTGATCGCTGATGGCACCGTTGCCGAAGATGCTGGAATCCTGCTTCGCGGGATGTTGGCGGCCCGGTTGGCATTCCTCGTGACAGGGGGCACTGGCGCGGGTAAGACGACGCTGCTATCGGCCTTACTCGGAGCCGTCCATCCATCGGAGCGCATCATCTGCGCTGAGGATGCCGCCGAGCTCGCGCCGCGTCACCCGCATGTGGTCACGCTGGCGGCGCGCACCGTAAACGTCGAGGGCGTGGGAGAGGTCACCCTGCGCCAGCTGGTGCGGCAGGCTTTACGTATGCGGCCCGATCGCATCGTGGTGGGAGAGGTGCGGGGCGCCGAGGTGGTTGAGCTACTGACCGCCCTCAATACCGGTCACGATGGAGGCGCGGGAACCGTCCACGCGAATGCCCCAGCAGAGGTCCCGGCAAGACTGGAAGCGCTCGGGGCACTGGGTGGGCTCGATCGTGCCGCGCTCCACTCGCAGTTCGCCGCGGCCATTCAGTGCGTATGTCACATCAGACGATTTGGAAACATTCGGAAACTGACGGAGATCGCGGTGGTGTGCAAGGGCGAAGACGGGATAGCGCGGGTGATACCCGCATGGACGCTAGACAGTGGGCCTTGTTCCGGCGCGGAGCGGTTCGATGCTTTGATCGCGCGGTGTGAGACATGA
- a CDS encoding type II secretion system F family protein, whose protein sequence is MTTQALLLLSAALLVALQRRSRLRRRASSRRWNWRLAAVLVGGLVLGAVWLLPLSVVVAVGVVGGTLYVWWRRRRRLMAQSEELAVLESGLDVLVGELRVGAHPVRAFETTAAELGGTVGEVFAAMAARARLGVTLDPAVPRLGPSAAQWDRISSGWALAQRYGLAVADLLDACRTDLQERQRFTSRVNAGLAGPRATAAVLTGLPVAGIGLGQMIGAKPLAVLCSGGVGGMLLIVGVVLACAGLLWSDAITGKALR, encoded by the coding sequence ATGACAACACAGGCCCTGCTGCTGCTCTCAGCTGCGTTACTTGTTGCACTGCAAAGGCGTTCACGATTACGGCGAAGGGCTTCCTCGCGGCGGTGGAACTGGAGACTGGCGGCGGTGCTTGTGGGAGGACTGGTACTGGGGGCCGTGTGGCTATTACCTCTGTCGGTGGTGGTCGCGGTGGGTGTGGTGGGCGGAACCCTGTACGTGTGGTGGCGTCGTCGCCGCCGGTTGATGGCCCAATCGGAGGAACTGGCTGTTTTGGAGTCCGGCCTTGATGTGCTCGTCGGCGAGCTGAGGGTTGGCGCGCATCCGGTGCGCGCATTCGAGACCACTGCGGCAGAGCTTGGCGGAACGGTCGGGGAAGTGTTTGCCGCCATGGCCGCACGCGCACGCCTCGGGGTGACACTGGACCCGGCCGTGCCGAGGCTGGGGCCATCGGCGGCTCAGTGGGATCGGATCAGCAGTGGTTGGGCGCTGGCGCAGCGGTACGGCCTCGCGGTTGCCGATCTGCTTGACGCGTGCAGGACGGATCTGCAGGAGCGGCAACGATTCACCTCACGTGTCAACGCCGGGCTCGCCGGCCCTCGTGCGACCGCGGCAGTGCTCACCGGTCTGCCGGTAGCGGGAATCGGGCTGGGACAGATGATCGGAGCCAAACCGCTTGCCGTGCTGTGTTCAGGTGGGGTCGGCGGCATGCTGCTCATCGTCGGGGTGGTGCTGGCATGTGCAGGTCTGTTGTGGTCCGACGCCATTACGGGGAAGGCATTGCGGTGA
- a CDS encoding type II secretion system F family protein translates to MTAALLMLAAAIVTAPGALRARVRLPHGDVVVSADHRVTEKGLLGMAFSLDVLSVCLRSGMPVATAALVVSSCAPSELARILNRAGEMLALGAPASAAWADPGPSDDLGYEQRQALTRLARRSADSGAVMADGIAFLATQCRRDALDSAVATAERAGVLIGAPLGLCFLPSFVCLGIVPVVMGLARDVFSSGVL, encoded by the coding sequence GTGACCGCGGCTTTGCTGATGCTTGCCGCGGCCATCGTCACTGCGCCGGGAGCGTTGCGTGCTCGGGTCAGGCTGCCGCACGGCGACGTGGTTGTCTCTGCCGATCATCGCGTGACCGAAAAGGGTCTATTGGGAATGGCATTCAGTCTCGATGTACTCAGCGTGTGTCTTCGATCAGGGATGCCGGTCGCAACCGCCGCGTTAGTGGTGTCGTCCTGCGCGCCGTCGGAACTGGCCCGCATCCTGAACCGCGCAGGGGAGATGCTCGCCTTGGGGGCGCCGGCCTCCGCGGCCTGGGCAGACCCGGGGCCTTCGGATGATCTGGGATACGAGCAGCGGCAGGCGCTGACCAGACTGGCGCGGCGATCGGCCGACTCCGGTGCGGTGATGGCCGATGGCATTGCCTTCTTGGCCACTCAATGTCGCAGGGATGCGCTGGATTCGGCAGTGGCCACTGCGGAACGGGCCGGAGTGCTCATCGGTGCGCCGCTGGGACTGTGCTTTCTGCCGTCCTTCGTCTGTCTGGGCATCGTGCCTGTCGTCATGGGATTGGCGCGGGATGTGTTCAGTAGTGGCGTGCTGTGA
- a CDS encoding tyrosine-type recombinase/integrase, whose product MRRRHQLRPRRGVRNDVPLDVVKAALGACRNLRDVLLVVLLATTGLRRGEALGLRLSDLHFLPTSEGLGCPVPGAHLHVVPRQNSNGARVKREKPRVVPVTAALVQLYDQYRQDRDACRPARVSDYVFVNLYKPPLGEPMKLHAINELFARLSALVGQTVTPHMLRHTFGTGAARQASLDVVAELLGHASIRSTEVYLHPDMQLQRKAIEHGSLSEILQGRREHD is encoded by the coding sequence ATGCGGCGCCGTCATCAACTACGTCCTCGGCGCGGTGTCCGCAATGATGTACCCCTTGATGTGGTGAAGGCAGCCCTGGGAGCCTGCCGGAATCTGCGGGACGTGCTTTTGGTGGTGCTGTTGGCGACAACAGGTCTGCGTCGTGGGGAGGCGCTGGGGCTGCGTTTGAGCGATCTGCATTTCCTGCCTACCTCTGAAGGTTTGGGATGTCCGGTGCCGGGTGCGCATCTTCATGTGGTGCCCCGCCAGAACAGCAACGGGGCGCGGGTCAAGCGCGAGAAACCGCGGGTTGTGCCGGTGACCGCGGCACTGGTCCAGCTGTATGACCAGTACAGGCAGGATCGGGATGCCTGTCGTCCGGCGCGGGTCAGCGACTATGTGTTCGTCAACTTGTATAAGCCCCCGTTGGGTGAGCCGATGAAGCTGCACGCTATCAACGAACTTTTTGCCCGCCTTAGCGCTCTGGTGGGACAAACGGTCACACCTCACATGCTGCGCCACACCTTCGGTACCGGCGCGGCGCGCCAGGCCTCGTTGGATGTGGTCGCTGAGCTGCTTGGGCACGCCAGCATCCGGTCCACGGAGGTGTACCTGCACCCGGATATGCAGCTGCAGCGCAAGGCGATTGAACATGGATCATTGTCAGAAATTCTTCAGGGTAGGCGTGAGCATGACTGA
- a CDS encoding tyrosine-type recombinase/integrase, which yields MTDYRRALVLMRTDADEGKEADSPFDIWLEGAGWDPTLQVLQPPSTHQTLGWKECVVIGCNRPAWGIKTRGLCSGCLAVWRDHGQPDIEVFAQRPSRRIEYQLHDLCSVSVDGVCCQRRATSKGLCKSHADKVLHHTGRGRTRAEVIKTLIPLERTADCSVIACDRQADFVNISLCVAHRIRWQRAQRGSPVQKYGSTGTFEEFCRTASQVTDSRVVVFTGLKPRVTRQILYGVYTRSRRGSLTRTQQLQQIVDYVRAMQVNDLREVKDKPRPDIWPAGTVRPLLNTVLTAVEYGDLTPEDFRHAEVWPGAVFGKNSQIDFRNLTQPWLQEMAQAWCWDNLHRFGDFSSFTKMINEVNYFSEYLRANTTAGGCNIAVLDRAAVSGFAAYIAELARTRAPRARFQFDRGGKNLKFTWNKDVQIGCLLTVQRILRYGRETDRMEDFAGSFMITEDLLPRRGYTQEVEAGRALPLDIVRQVFAVENLATLNDDDVRLLRILAETGRRPSEITSLRYECIETGPGGPFLRYTETKVTGGQVRKLPVLAAVVQTVKAQQEQVLTRFPDTGPAELALFPRLTMNSHGYHAMHPSRFGHAFGKWIRALPSLDSSEVDPNGDPVPYDRSSISAYSFRHTYAQRHADVGTPPDVLKELMGHESILTTMGYYQITQKRRREAAELVGNLVVGGGTLTIRAMSKSHRLASEHASIAVPFGKCSNPQNVAAEGHGCPIRHRCFGCASFGSDPSYLPEMRRRLLDLKAIRARIDAFDGAEEWAKRDARPSDEEIEALQERIRTEEEKLSKATPEQRELIEEASSTLRKARAAASVDLKLGHRDDRDDSWTSYSDDRRHAIDTLGELTDG from the coding sequence ATGACTGACTACCGCCGCGCATTGGTGTTGATGCGGACAGATGCCGACGAAGGAAAAGAGGCAGACAGCCCTTTCGATATCTGGCTTGAAGGCGCGGGCTGGGACCCCACGCTGCAGGTGCTGCAGCCGCCCTCGACACATCAAACCCTGGGTTGGAAAGAATGCGTCGTCATCGGCTGCAATCGGCCCGCGTGGGGAATCAAGACCAGGGGGTTGTGCAGCGGATGCCTAGCGGTGTGGCGTGATCACGGACAACCAGATATCGAAGTGTTCGCTCAGCGCCCGAGCAGACGCATCGAGTATCAGCTTCATGATTTGTGTTCGGTGAGCGTCGATGGGGTGTGCTGCCAGCGGCGGGCTACCTCGAAAGGTTTGTGTAAATCGCACGCGGACAAGGTTCTTCATCATACCGGACGCGGGCGCACCCGCGCCGAGGTCATCAAGACACTGATTCCGTTGGAACGGACCGCGGACTGCAGTGTGATCGCGTGCGATCGGCAGGCCGACTTCGTGAATATCTCCCTGTGCGTGGCACACCGGATTCGGTGGCAGCGCGCGCAGAGAGGATCACCGGTACAAAAGTACGGATCCACGGGCACGTTCGAGGAATTCTGCCGCACGGCAAGTCAAGTCACCGACAGCCGGGTAGTGGTGTTCACCGGGCTCAAACCGCGGGTCACACGCCAGATTCTGTATGGCGTGTACACCCGCTCCCGACGCGGATCGCTTACTCGCACCCAGCAGCTGCAACAAATCGTCGACTATGTGCGGGCGATGCAAGTCAACGACTTGCGCGAGGTCAAAGACAAACCTCGACCTGACATTTGGCCCGCGGGTACGGTTCGGCCCCTGCTCAACACCGTGCTCACAGCCGTCGAATACGGCGACTTGACGCCGGAGGACTTCCGGCATGCCGAGGTTTGGCCCGGTGCGGTGTTCGGCAAGAACAGCCAGATCGACTTTCGCAACCTCACCCAGCCCTGGCTGCAGGAGATGGCCCAGGCCTGGTGTTGGGACAACCTGCACAGATTCGGCGACTTCAGCTCCTTCACCAAAATGATCAACGAAGTCAACTATTTCTCGGAGTATCTGCGTGCCAACACGACGGCGGGCGGCTGCAATATCGCAGTCCTGGACCGCGCTGCTGTCTCTGGTTTTGCCGCCTATATCGCCGAGCTGGCTCGCACACGGGCACCCCGTGCGCGTTTCCAGTTCGATCGGGGCGGCAAGAATTTGAAGTTCACGTGGAACAAGGATGTGCAGATCGGATGCTTGCTGACGGTGCAGCGGATTCTGCGGTACGGGCGCGAAACCGACCGTATGGAAGACTTCGCGGGCTCCTTCATGATCACCGAGGATCTACTCCCGCGCCGTGGGTACACGCAGGAGGTCGAGGCCGGTAGGGCGCTGCCGCTAGACATTGTGCGCCAGGTTTTCGCCGTTGAAAACCTCGCCACGCTTAACGACGATGATGTGCGGCTGCTGCGAATATTGGCCGAGACAGGGCGCCGGCCAAGCGAAATCACCTCGTTGCGTTACGAGTGCATCGAGACCGGGCCCGGCGGCCCCTTCCTGCGTTACACCGAGACCAAGGTCACTGGCGGTCAGGTGCGCAAGCTTCCCGTACTGGCAGCCGTGGTCCAGACTGTCAAGGCACAACAGGAGCAGGTCTTGACCAGGTTCCCGGATACCGGCCCCGCCGAGCTCGCGCTGTTCCCCAGGCTCACGATGAACTCCCACGGATACCATGCCATGCACCCCAGCAGGTTCGGGCACGCATTCGGCAAGTGGATACGGGCCTTGCCGAGCTTGGACTCATCTGAGGTCGACCCGAATGGGGATCCGGTGCCCTATGACAGGTCCAGCATCAGCGCTTACTCCTTCCGGCACACCTACGCCCAGCGGCACGCCGACGTTGGGACCCCGCCGGATGTTCTCAAGGAGTTGATGGGCCACGAATCGATCCTGACCACCATGGGCTACTACCAGATCACCCAGAAGCGGCGCCGCGAGGCCGCTGAACTGGTGGGCAATCTCGTCGTGGGCGGCGGCACCCTGACAATCCGCGCCATGTCCAAGAGCCACCGGCTGGCCAGTGAACACGCAAGCATCGCTGTACCTTTCGGGAAATGCTCCAACCCGCAGAACGTGGCCGCCGAGGGCCACGGTTGCCCCATTAGGCACCGCTGCTTTGGGTGCGCCTCCTTCGGCAGCGACCCGTCTTATCTGCCAGAGATGCGCCGGCGGCTACTTGACCTGAAAGCCATCCGGGCACGGATCGATGCCTTTGACGGCGCAGAAGAATGGGCCAAACGCGACGCCCGTCCCAGCGACGAAGAAATAGAAGCGCTACAGGAACGCATCCGCACCGAGGAAGAAAAACTAAGCAAAGCCACCCCGGAGCAACGCGAACTCATCGAAGAGGCCTCCAGCACGCTGCGCAAAGCCCGCGCCGCAGCCTCCGTCGACCTCAAACTTGGTCATCGCGACGACAGGGACGACTCGTGGACGTCGTACTCGGATGATCGCCGCCACGCCATCGACACCCTCGGAGAGCTGACCGATGGATGA
- a CDS encoding DUF6262 family protein, protein MDERQTYQRRVVRLAESRRRDSERKRVAVAKALQDLQREDRPVTRRAVIARAGVHRNFLYRHKDLAADIDAAAGQYFSQSPRRRTDRISSESLMTDLATARHHNRELVLQVQILEHRLGAQGPTPGTALLERHPMVVELRERIAELEIACGDKDRAIAALVDDVEILRETNRSLVREYGLTNP, encoded by the coding sequence ATGGATGAGCGGCAAACGTATCAGCGCCGCGTTGTCAGGCTCGCAGAATCCCGCCGGCGTGACAGTGAACGAAAAAGAGTCGCAGTCGCCAAAGCGCTGCAGGACCTGCAACGCGAAGACCGGCCGGTGACCCGCCGAGCCGTCATCGCCCGCGCCGGCGTGCATCGTAACTTCCTGTACCGGCACAAAGACCTCGCCGCTGACATCGATGCCGCTGCCGGGCAATACTTTTCGCAGTCGCCGCGCCGCCGCACCGACCGGATCAGCAGCGAAAGTCTGATGACCGACCTGGCCACCGCACGCCACCATAATCGCGAACTGGTGCTGCAGGTGCAGATCCTGGAACATCGTCTTGGTGCCCAAGGGCCCACTCCCGGGACCGCACTGCTAGAACGCCATCCTATGGTTGTTGAACTTCGCGAACGCATCGCCGAACTGGAGATCGCATGCGGCGATAAGGACCGCGCCATCGCCGCACTAGTCGATGATGTCGAGATCCTGCGCGAAACCAACCGGTCGCTTGTGCGCGAGTATGGGCTGACCAACCCCTGA
- a CDS encoding helix-turn-helix domain-containing protein translates to MPTRPEQTDPDRAAAWAQVRHAVGSRIRAVRIEQGLTQEQLALSSGVTRNVLIDVEHGRRGLLYERLFDLADALDIPVADLLSGR, encoded by the coding sequence GTGCCCACGCGTCCTGAACAAACAGATCCCGACCGAGCGGCTGCGTGGGCGCAAGTGCGACATGCAGTGGGAAGCCGGATCCGAGCGGTACGCATCGAGCAGGGATTGACCCAGGAACAGCTGGCCTTGTCTTCGGGGGTCACCCGCAACGTGCTGATCGACGTGGAGCATGGGCGTCGGGGCCTATTGTATGAACGCCTATTCGACCTTGCCGATGCCCTGGACATCCCGGTCGCCGACTTACTCAGTGGGCGCTGA
- a CDS encoding DUF6119 family protein, whose protein sequence is MGHGARMCEKKYNELAAPQIGGWVLDRKLIRTNQNRRVFETCDILAPDGALIHVKNADASAPISHLFAQGHNSAHTLTHDQQAREKFGKLVAKVGGDQALVEKKPSAVVFAIARHAGKPFGPDNLYSFSRVTLVRTAEDLAARGIKVYVVPIENGSTNS, encoded by the coding sequence GTGGGGCATGGCGCCAGAATGTGCGAGAAAAAGTACAACGAACTGGCGGCACCGCAGATCGGTGGATGGGTTCTGGATCGCAAACTCATCCGCACCAACCAGAACAGGCGAGTGTTCGAAACCTGCGACATTCTGGCGCCTGACGGTGCGCTGATCCACGTGAAAAACGCCGACGCTTCCGCCCCCATCAGTCACCTATTCGCGCAGGGGCACAACTCGGCGCACACCTTGACCCACGATCAGCAAGCCCGTGAAAAGTTCGGCAAGCTCGTGGCAAAAGTCGGCGGCGATCAGGCACTGGTCGAGAAGAAACCTTCAGCGGTTGTATTTGCCATCGCCCGGCATGCCGGTAAGCCGTTCGGCCCTGACAACCTCTACAGCTTCAGCCGAGTCACCCTGGTACGGACAGCAGAAGATCTGGCTGCGCGAGGAATCAAGGTTTATGTCGTGCCTATCGAGAACGGCTCCACAAACAGTTAA
- a CDS encoding arsenate reductase/protein-tyrosine-phosphatase family protein, producing the protein MTAPCQPIPAFIHLAAHPLRWQLINELAVSDYRVRELVARTGHPQNLISYHLRALRESELITSTRSSHDGRDSYYHLDLQRCSEQLAAAGSAIHPGLQMQPRGAAPTPPPGTSVLFVCTGNSARSAIAEALLRHHTHGRLQVTSAGTRPRNHMHPNTARVLQREYGIDIAGQLPRHLDDFDTAEFTIVITLCDKARETCPHFDGHSRHIHWSIPDPSTADSAESYPAFKRTAININTRIHYLQAVVGDRS; encoded by the coding sequence ATGACAGCGCCATGTCAACCAATTCCCGCCTTCATCCACCTCGCGGCCCACCCACTGCGCTGGCAGCTGATCAACGAACTGGCCGTCAGCGACTACCGAGTCCGTGAGCTGGTGGCCCGCACCGGGCACCCCCAAAACCTGATCTCCTATCACCTACGGGCGTTACGCGAAAGTGAGCTCATCACGAGCACACGCAGTAGCCACGACGGCCGCGACAGCTACTACCATCTCGATCTGCAACGCTGCAGCGAACAGCTCGCCGCAGCCGGCTCCGCCATCCATCCGGGGCTACAGATGCAACCACGCGGCGCGGCACCGACACCGCCACCGGGCACCTCAGTGCTGTTCGTCTGCACCGGTAACAGTGCCCGCTCCGCGATCGCCGAAGCACTCCTACGCCACCACACACACGGACGACTTCAGGTCACCAGCGCGGGTACTCGTCCCCGAAACCATATGCACCCCAACACTGCCCGCGTCCTGCAACGCGAATACGGCATCGACATCGCCGGGCAACTACCACGACATCTCGACGACTTCGATACCGCAGAGTTCACGATCGTTATCACCTTGTGCGACAAAGCCCGTGAGACATGCCCACACTTCGACGGACACTCCAGACACATCCACTGGAGCATCCCCGACCCATCCACAGCCGACAGCGCCGAGAGCTATCCAGCATTCAAACGAACGGCTATCAACATCAACACCCGCATCCACTACCTACAAGCAGTCGTGGGAGACCGGTCCTAA
- a CDS encoding APC family permease: MSDRSAVPEPVADAGLRRELGVFDAVMIGLGSMIGAGIFVALAPAAKAAGSGLLVGLAVAAVIAYCNATSSARLAALYPASGGTYVYGRERLGPFWGYSAGWGFVVGKTASCAAMALTVGLYAWPAHAHAVAVATVVALTAVNYAGVQKSAWVTRVIVAIVLAVLAAVVVTAFSGNGFGASGLDVSAGSVFGVLQAAGLLFFAFAGYARIATLGEEVRDPARTIPRAIPIALGIALAVYALVSVAALDVLGPQRLSAAADPLVQVVQVAGASWLAPVVRAGAVVAAIGSLLALILGVSRTSFAMAKDRHLPTVLAAVHPRFGVPYRAELVVGAVVAVLAATTDVRGAIGFSSFAVLVYYAVANASAWTLTPAEGRPPRIIPAVGLVGCVVIAFALPLASILAGAAVLAAGAIAYGIRRPRAGVTERR, encoded by the coding sequence ATGTCCGATAGATCGGCAGTGCCCGAACCTGTGGCGGATGCCGGGTTGCGTCGTGAGCTGGGTGTGTTCGATGCGGTGATGATCGGGCTGGGTTCGATGATCGGGGCGGGGATTTTCGTGGCGCTGGCTCCCGCGGCCAAGGCTGCTGGGTCGGGTCTGCTGGTGGGGTTGGCGGTGGCGGCGGTGATCGCATACTGCAATGCCACGTCCTCGGCGCGGCTGGCGGCGCTGTATCCGGCATCCGGGGGTACCTATGTGTACGGGCGCGAGCGTCTTGGCCCGTTTTGGGGGTATTCGGCTGGGTGGGGGTTCGTGGTCGGCAAGACCGCCTCGTGTGCGGCGATGGCGCTGACCGTCGGGTTGTACGCCTGGCCGGCGCACGCGCACGCAGTCGCGGTGGCCACGGTGGTAGCGCTCACGGCCGTCAACTATGCGGGGGTGCAGAAGTCGGCGTGGGTGACCCGGGTGATCGTGGCGATAGTGCTGGCGGTGCTGGCCGCGGTGGTCGTCACGGCGTTCAGTGGCAACGGTTTTGGGGCAAGCGGGCTGGATGTGTCGGCGGGCTCGGTCTTCGGGGTGCTGCAGGCCGCTGGGCTGCTGTTTTTCGCGTTCGCCGGATACGCGCGTATCGCCACGCTGGGTGAAGAGGTTCGTGACCCGGCCCGCACCATTCCGCGGGCGATCCCGATTGCGCTGGGGATAGCGTTGGCGGTGTATGCGCTGGTTTCCGTGGCGGCGCTGGATGTGCTTGGTCCGCAGCGGCTTTCCGCGGCAGCGGACCCGCTGGTGCAGGTGGTTCAGGTCGCGGGGGCGAGCTGGCTGGCGCCGGTCGTGCGGGCCGGAGCGGTGGTGGCGGCGATAGGGTCGCTGTTGGCACTGATTTTGGGGGTATCACGCACCTCGTTCGCGATGGCTAAAGACCGGCATCTGCCCACCGTGCTGGCGGCGGTGCATCCACGGTTCGGGGTCCCCTATCGTGCCGAGCTGGTGGTGGGTGCGGTCGTGGCGGTGCTGGCGGCCACCACCGACGTGCGGGGCGCTATCGGTTTCTCCTCGTTCGCGGTGTTGGTCTACTACGCGGTCGCCAACGCCTCGGCCTGGACACTGACACCCGCGGAGGGGCGTCCGCCACGCATCATCCCCGCTGTCGGTCTGGTGGGCTGCGTGGTCATTGCGTTCGCATTGCCGCTGGCCTCGATCCTTGCCGGCGCGGCAGTTCTGGCCGCAGGCGCGATCGCCTACGGCATTCGACGGCCACGCGCCGGCGTGACGGAACGTCGATGA
- a CDS encoding DoxX family protein, with amino-acid sequence MTASVIPGWLGRWCHTSAPAATVLIRFYVGAVFAGEGVLKFLRPDSLGVGRFTKAGIPAPEFFAALDGVVEIGCGVLLVVGLATRVAAAPMIVNMAGALLITKVPILWAGSALFKTEHGWWDFLHEARLDIAQLCGAVFLLLVGAGTWSLDHYLTTHTSPDPVTRRQIQGPEG; translated from the coding sequence ATGACAGCTTCGGTGATCCCGGGGTGGCTTGGCCGGTGGTGTCACACCAGCGCACCAGCTGCGACCGTGCTGATTCGTTTCTACGTGGGTGCGGTGTTCGCCGGTGAGGGAGTCTTGAAGTTCCTGCGCCCGGATTCCCTCGGGGTTGGCCGGTTCACAAAAGCCGGTATCCCGGCGCCGGAGTTCTTCGCCGCCCTCGATGGCGTAGTCGAAATCGGCTGTGGGGTACTACTTGTGGTGGGTCTAGCGACGCGGGTGGCGGCGGCTCCGATGATCGTCAACATGGCCGGGGCCCTGCTGATCACGAAAGTGCCGATCTTGTGGGCAGGTTCGGCACTGTTCAAGACCGAGCACGGCTGGTGGGATTTCCTGCACGAGGCCCGCCTAGATATCGCCCAACTGTGCGGCGCTGTCTTCCTGCTGCTGGTCGGCGCCGGAACCTGGTCGCTGGATCACTACCTCACCACCCACACCTCACCTGATCCTGTGACAAGACGGCAGATACAAGGTCCTGAAGGTTGA
- a CDS encoding cupredoxin domain-containing protein yields MDLAPDKVVPTTLCNGQFPGPLRFAEGKPVTIDVHDDTGTPEQLH; encoded by the coding sequence GTGGATTTAGCACCGGACAAGGTGGTACCGACCACCCTGTGCAACGGGCAATTCCCGGGCCCGCTGCGGTTCGCCGAAGGCAAACCGGTGACCATCGACGTGCACGACGACACCGGAACCCCGGAACAGCTGCACTAG
- a CDS encoding class I SAM-dependent methyltransferase, which produces MRNRQPDLAVAQREHWQGTYQQHPSMYGADPSEPARYAARIFKAAGAQRVLELAAGHGRDALYFAREGFTVIATDFSQVALDQIGQAARAQCLEAGISEIMHDLREPIPLDTESVDAVYAHMALCMALSTKEIHDAIGEIWRVLRPGGKLVYTVRNTGDAHYKAGRDCGDDIFEHGGFAVHFFSRQLVSTLAEGWLLDEVEPFDEGDLPRRMWQVTATRPTIGVPR; this is translated from the coding sequence ATGCGCAATCGACAACCCGATCTTGCCGTGGCGCAACGTGAACACTGGCAAGGCACTTACCAGCAGCACCCGAGTATGTACGGAGCGGACCCATCCGAACCGGCCCGTTACGCTGCGCGAATATTTAAAGCCGCCGGCGCACAGCGTGTCCTGGAACTTGCTGCCGGGCACGGCCGAGACGCCCTCTACTTCGCACGCGAGGGATTCACCGTGATCGCCACAGATTTCAGCCAGGTGGCGCTGGACCAGATCGGGCAGGCCGCCAGAGCGCAGTGTCTTGAGGCCGGTATTTCGGAGATCATGCACGATCTGCGAGAACCTATCCCTCTCGATACCGAATCAGTTGACGCCGTGTATGCGCACATGGCGTTGTGTATGGCGTTATCTACCAAAGAAATTCACGATGCCATCGGCGAAATCTGGCGTGTTCTGAGGCCGGGAGGAAAGCTCGTCTACACAGTCAGAAACACCGGCGACGCCCACTACAAGGCCGGGCGGGACTGCGGCGACGATATCTTCGAACACGGCGGCTTCGCAGTGCACTTCTTTTCACGCCAGCTCGTTAGTACCCTTGCCGAAGGCTGGCTCCTCGACGAGGTTGAACCCTTCGATGAGGGCGATCTGCCTCGCCGGATGTGGCAAGTGACGGCAACCCGGCCAACCATCGGAGTGCCCCGCTGA